GTCGCCGATGCGCACGCCCGCCTCCAGGATCTCGATGCCGGCGAGCTTGCCGTCGGCGTCGTAGTCGAACGCGACGCCGTCGCTGACGTTCTTCGTCGTGACAGTGGTGTCCAGAAATCTTATGTAGAGCGCGTCGACGCGGGCATCATAGGTAATCTTCATGCCGACATGCTATTACATGGCCGCCCGGCCTGCCGCCGCAGGGCGCGGAATGCGCCTGGCGTTAGCTGAAGTAGGTGTAAACGGTCAGGACCAGCACGCCACCCGTGTCCTCGATGAAGACGGGCCGCACCTGCTTCCGTGAGCAGGGACGCCCGTTCCACTCGCCCTCGAACTCGAAGTCCTTGCGGCAATCCAGGCGGCCACGGCCGGCCGAGAACCAGGCCGAACCG
This DNA window, taken from Dehalococcoidia bacterium, encodes the following:
- a CDS encoding DUF2283 domain-containing protein, producing the protein MKITYDARVDALYIRFLDTTVTTKNVSDGVAFDYDADGKLAGIEILEAGVRIGD